In the genome of Nitrospira japonica, one region contains:
- a CDS encoding GyrI-like domain-containing protein produces the protein MTQRPNVTDEDEIRIVGIEVRTSNRLESDRKTARIPGLWQRFYREHIEDQVPHRVADEFIYEAYIDYGSDHNGEYSVVLGVQVDSFDNVPPGMARALLPRSRYLVFPAVGEIPKAVQHAWGNVWNHFTTQAEHRRSFRGDYEKLKKDDKGGFAECNIYISVV, from the coding sequence ATGACCCAGAGGCCGAACGTTACCGATGAGGATGAGATTCGGATCGTTGGGATCGAGGTCCGGACGAGCAATCGTCTCGAGAGCGACCGGAAGACGGCGCGAATTCCCGGTTTGTGGCAGCGATTCTATCGCGAGCACATAGAGGACCAAGTTCCCCACCGCGTCGCTGACGAGTTCATCTACGAGGCGTACATTGATTACGGGAGTGACCACAACGGCGAATACTCCGTTGTGCTTGGTGTCCAGGTCGACTCCTTCGACAACGTTCCCCCTGGCATGGCCCGTGCCTTGCTACCGCGCTCGCGATATCTGGTGTTTCCGGCCGTCGGTGAGATACCCAAGGCCGTGCAACACGCCTGGGGCAACGTGTGGAATCATTTCACGACGCAGGCCGAACATCGACGCTCGTTTCGCGGCGACTACGAGAAGTTGAAGAAGGACGACAAGGGTGGCTTTGCCGAATGTAACATCTACATTTCGGTCGTTTGA